The Streptomyces cadmiisoli genome has a segment encoding these proteins:
- a CDS encoding S8 family serine peptidase has protein sequence MPLPAHPPRGQRRRRALLSALGICTTVLPAAPAFAQDAVPGPALSAAVRSKIDPGLLKRMDNAEARGDGRVVAAVVLRQGTTTPRAGDSTAAVRRELTRGAASDQAPVVDLVKARGDRVLNTFWLKNMVLVEAGPQTLGDIAALAPVDRVIPNFTLKTPPGEKADTRTSAVARATAQAATWGVTKIGADRVHSERKLTGDGVRVAVLDTGIDMNHPDLAGKLADDGSDDPARPGAWIEFGTDGKPVPGSLPHDSSYHGTHVAGTIAGGDASGTQIGVAPDVDLMGGLVIPNGTGSLAQVIAGMQWAVAPYAADGTPAGRPADVISMSLGGDGYADELVEPARNILRAGIFPSFAIGNECFRGSASPGNVYEAVSVGATDSADNVADFSCGEVVDKSDWSAPPAEWPDTYVVPDVSAPGVDVLSTLPDGGYGTLNGTSMATPHVSGTVALMLQARPDLTVDEALAVLTGTSVSDDRYGARPNSRYGHGRIDAYAAVAEASLRSGVRGTVTDGRTGRPLAGVTVTRTDTGRRLTTDEDGHFTIRLAPGSHKLGLSRFGYVETETRQQVSADRFTDVRLKLAQTRRGSVTGTVRYEPTGTTVPGATVAVLDVPDELTAVTDRNGRYTIRDVPVGAYRVRAAAPGISRSKPLAVKVDGRAGTSRRADLDLPRPPATDRVSLTTQGNQSNDDVWWPEVSDDGQVVAFTSQASNLVPGDTNGSLDIFVNDRRAQTTHRVSVATGGAQGNDFSLTPTLSGDGRHVGFNSAATNLVPGDTNGQTDAFVHDRSTGTTERVSVASDGTPGNGLSSPPSLSGDGRYAVFHSDADNLVPRDTNNDTDVFLHDRRTGTTVRISQARSGEPAQGNSREQSVSADGRYVAFQSTAGDIVPGDTDGLADVFVHDRETGTTTLAGRPDGENTSPKISADGHVIAFSNDGQLHVHDLRTGAMEQVSVSGSGQTAGSWSFGASLSGDGTKVAFFSYAADLTRDDTNGRSDIFVRDRTAGTTTRISGGPEGAEGDGSSYMASMSGDGRHVAFESTSANLVGDDTNRHSDVFVHDLYAGPEPRFALDDLSVSPSRVRPGAPVRVTARVKNVGEKAGTYSAVLLVAGEPDQRRSVTIRAGKDVQLQFTVRRDITGTYTVGLGSLTGAFTVRK, from the coding sequence ATGCCGCTCCCGGCCCATCCGCCGCGCGGACAGCGCCGGCGCAGAGCCCTGTTGTCCGCCCTGGGCATATGCACCACCGTGTTGCCGGCCGCTCCCGCGTTCGCGCAGGACGCCGTGCCCGGACCCGCGTTGTCGGCGGCCGTCCGAAGCAAGATCGACCCCGGGCTGCTGAAGCGGATGGACAACGCCGAGGCTCGCGGCGACGGACGTGTCGTCGCGGCCGTGGTGCTTCGGCAGGGCACCACGACCCCTAGAGCGGGTGACAGCACTGCCGCGGTGCGCCGCGAACTGACCCGCGGCGCCGCGTCCGACCAGGCTCCCGTCGTGGACCTTGTGAAGGCCCGGGGCGACCGCGTGCTCAACACCTTCTGGCTCAAGAACATGGTCCTGGTCGAGGCCGGGCCGCAAACCCTCGGCGACATCGCGGCGCTCGCCCCGGTCGACCGTGTCATCCCCAACTTCACCCTCAAGACCCCACCCGGCGAGAAGGCGGACACCAGGACGTCGGCCGTCGCCCGCGCCACCGCGCAGGCGGCCACCTGGGGTGTCACCAAGATCGGCGCCGACCGGGTGCACAGCGAGCGGAAGCTCACCGGCGACGGCGTCCGGGTGGCGGTCCTCGACACCGGCATCGACATGAACCACCCGGACCTCGCGGGCAAGCTGGCCGACGACGGGTCCGACGACCCCGCCCGCCCCGGAGCCTGGATCGAGTTCGGCACCGACGGCAAACCGGTCCCGGGGTCCCTGCCGCACGACAGCAGCTACCACGGCACCCACGTGGCGGGCACCATCGCCGGCGGAGACGCCTCCGGCACGCAGATCGGCGTCGCCCCCGACGTCGACCTGATGGGCGGCCTCGTCATCCCGAACGGCACGGGAAGCCTCGCCCAGGTCATCGCGGGCATGCAGTGGGCCGTCGCCCCCTACGCGGCCGACGGCACCCCGGCAGGCCGGCCCGCGGACGTCATCAGCATGTCACTCGGCGGCGACGGCTACGCCGACGAACTCGTGGAGCCGGCACGCAACATCCTGCGCGCCGGAATCTTCCCGTCCTTCGCCATCGGCAACGAGTGCTTCCGAGGCTCGGCGAGCCCCGGCAACGTCTACGAGGCGGTTTCCGTCGGCGCCACGGACTCCGCCGACAACGTCGCCGACTTCTCCTGCGGAGAGGTCGTCGACAAGAGCGACTGGAGCGCCCCGCCGGCCGAATGGCCCGACACCTACGTCGTGCCCGACGTCTCCGCACCCGGCGTCGACGTCCTGTCGACCCTGCCCGACGGCGGCTACGGCACCCTCAACGGCACATCGATGGCCACACCGCACGTCTCCGGCACGGTCGCCCTGATGCTCCAGGCACGACCGGACCTCACCGTGGACGAGGCACTGGCCGTCCTCACCGGCACATCCGTCTCCGACGACCGCTACGGCGCGCGCCCCAACTCCCGCTACGGGCACGGTCGCATCGACGCCTACGCGGCGGTCGCGGAGGCGTCCCTGCGCAGCGGTGTGCGGGGAACCGTCACCGACGGCAGGACCGGACGGCCGCTGGCAGGCGTCACGGTCACGCGCACCGACACCGGCCGCAGGCTGACCACGGACGAGGACGGACACTTCACGATCCGTCTCGCGCCCGGCAGCCACAAGCTGGGCCTCTCCCGATTCGGGTACGTCGAGACGGAGACCCGGCAGCAGGTGAGCGCCGACCGTTTCACCGACGTCCGTCTGAAGCTGGCGCAGACCCGCCGCGGATCGGTCACCGGCACGGTGCGGTACGAGCCGACCGGCACCACGGTGCCGGGAGCGACGGTCGCCGTCCTGGACGTCCCCGACGAACTGACCGCGGTGACGGACCGAAACGGCCGCTACACGATCCGTGACGTACCCGTCGGCGCCTATCGGGTGAGGGCGGCGGCGCCCGGCATCTCTCGTTCCAAGCCGCTGGCCGTGAAGGTCGACGGCCGCGCCGGCACATCCCGGCGTGCCGACCTCGATCTGCCGCGTCCGCCCGCCACCGACCGGGTGTCCCTCACGACGCAGGGCAACCAGTCCAACGACGACGTGTGGTGGCCCGAGGTGAGCGACGACGGCCAGGTGGTGGCCTTCACCAGCCAGGCCTCGAACCTCGTCCCGGGTGACACCAACGGCAGCCTCGACATCTTCGTGAACGACCGGCGCGCGCAGACCACGCACAGAGTGTCGGTCGCCACCGGCGGCGCCCAGGGCAACGACTTCTCCCTCACTCCCACCCTCAGCGGCGACGGCCGTCATGTCGGTTTCAACAGCGCCGCCACCAACCTGGTCCCCGGTGACACCAACGGGCAGACCGACGCGTTCGTCCATGACCGGTCGACCGGCACCACGGAAAGAGTGTCGGTGGCGTCGGACGGCACACCGGGGAACGGCCTGTCGTCGCCGCCCTCGCTCAGCGGCGACGGCCGCTACGCCGTGTTCCACAGCGACGCCGACAACCTGGTGCCCCGTGACACCAACAACGACACGGACGTGTTCCTGCACGACCGGCGGACCGGGACGACCGTCCGCATCTCGCAGGCCCGGTCCGGCGAGCCGGCACAGGGCAACTCCCGGGAGCAGTCGGTCAGCGCCGACGGCCGGTACGTCGCCTTCCAGAGCACCGCGGGCGACATCGTCCCCGGTGACACCGACGGCCTGGCGGACGTCTTCGTCCACGACCGGGAGACGGGAACCACGACCCTGGCCGGCCGACCCGACGGCGAGAACACCAGCCCGAAGATCAGCGCCGACGGCCACGTGATCGCGTTCAGCAACGACGGGCAGCTCCACGTCCACGACCTGCGCACCGGTGCGATGGAGCAGGTCTCCGTCAGCGGCAGCGGCCAGACGGCCGGAAGCTGGTCCTTCGGGGCGTCACTCAGCGGGGACGGCACCAAGGTCGCCTTCTTCAGCTACGCGGCCGATCTCACCCGCGACGACACCAACGGACGGTCGGACATCTTCGTACGGGACCGGACCGCCGGCACCACGACACGGATCTCGGGCGGCCCGGAAGGCGCCGAGGGCGACGGCAGCTCCTACATGGCGTCCATGAGCGGCGACGGCCGGCACGTCGCGTTCGAGAGCACCTCCGCCAATCTCGTCGGGGACGACACCAACCGTCACTCGGACGTCTTCGTCCACGACCTGTACGCCGGTCCCGAGCCGCGCTTCGCGCTCGACGACCTGTCCGTGAGCCCGTCCCGGGTCCGTCCCGGGGCGCCTGTGCGCGTCACGGCCCGCGTCAAGAACGTCGGTGAGAAGGCGGGGACGTACTCAGCCGTCCTGCTGGTGGCCGGAGAGCCCGACCAGCGCCGCTCCGTGACGATCCGCGCCGGCAAGGACGTACAGCTGCAGTTCACGGTGCGCCGTGACATCACGGGCACGTACACCGTCGGGCTCGGTTCCTTGACCGGAGCGTTCACGGTACGCAAGTGA
- a CDS encoding IS3 family transposase, with the protein MRADLVVDALKAAERTRDSLASALFHTDHGAQGSRAFAEACREAGVTQSMSAVGSSADNALAESFNATCKRETLQGRRAWDTEREAHLDLLRWLHRYNTVRRHSRLGHRSPIAYGRALRTTSTTLAEAA; encoded by the coding sequence ATGCGCGCCGACCTCGTCGTCGACGCCCTGAAAGCGGCCGAACGGACCCGTGACAGCCTCGCCAGCGCCCTTTTCCACACCGATCACGGAGCCCAAGGCAGCCGGGCCTTCGCCGAAGCCTGCCGCGAAGCCGGCGTCACCCAGTCCATGAGCGCGGTCGGTTCCAGCGCGGACAACGCACTCGCCGAGTCGTTCAACGCGACCTGCAAACGGGAGACCCTCCAAGGCCGCCGGGCCTGGGACACCGAGCGCGAGGCCCACCTGGACCTCCTTCGCTGGCTCCACCGCTACAACACCGTCCGACGCCACTCCCGCCTCGGACACCGCAGCCCCATCGCCTACGGGCGAGCACTCCGAACAACATCAACTACGCTGGCCGAAGCCGCATAA
- a CDS encoding IS110 family transposase produces MAQHEVEVTGGVDTHKDTHTAAAIDSAGRVLGSAQFPASALGYRKLLSWLRSFGILLMVGVERTGAYGAGLARYLREHDVRVVEIDRPDRKTRRWQGKSDPVDAEAAARAALAERRTGVPKSRDGRVEALRALRVARRSAVQQRADVTRQIKNLIVTAPEGVRTMLRHLKDKTCSPSARASVPTRTRPAIRSPRRKPPCALSPAAIATWAVRSTNWTS; encoded by the coding sequence ATGGCTCAGCATGAGGTCGAGGTCACCGGTGGCGTCGACACCCACAAGGACACCCACACCGCAGCCGCGATCGACTCAGCCGGCCGGGTCCTGGGCTCAGCCCAGTTCCCCGCTTCCGCGCTTGGCTACCGCAAGCTGCTGAGCTGGCTCCGCTCCTTCGGCATCCTGCTGATGGTCGGGGTTGAGAGAACTGGGGCCTACGGGGCTGGTCTTGCTCGCTACCTGCGCGAGCATGACGTGAGAGTGGTGGAGATCGACCGCCCGGACCGCAAGACCCGTCGCTGGCAGGGAAAGTCCGACCCCGTCGACGCGGAAGCCGCGGCCCGGGCCGCGCTCGCTGAACGCCGCACTGGGGTCCCGAAGTCCCGTGACGGCAGGGTCGAGGCCCTGCGGGCCCTGCGCGTCGCCCGCCGCAGCGCGGTCCAGCAGCGGGCCGACGTCACCCGGCAGATCAAGAACCTGATCGTCACCGCGCCGGAAGGTGTCCGCACCATGCTGCGGCACCTGAAAGACAAGACCTGCTCGCCATCTGCGCGGGCTTCCGTCCCCACCCGGACCAGGCCGGCGATCCGGTCACCGCGACGAAAACCGCCTTGCGCTCTCTCGCCCGCCGCCATCGCGACCTGGGCCGTGAGATCGACGAACTGGACGAGCTGA
- a CDS encoding IS110 family transposase: MRSLARRHRDLGREIDELDELIAPLTQEINPALTELKGVGPEVAGQPLVTAGDNPDRLRSEAAFAMLCGAAPLPASSGRTHRHRLNRGGDRAANAALYRIVLCRLRWDPRTRTYMERRTNLAVSLGVGGCRGENAKVPS; encoded by the coding sequence TTGCGCTCTCTCGCCCGCCGCCATCGCGACCTGGGCCGTGAGATCGACGAACTGGACGAGCTGATAGCCCCGCTCACCCAGGAGATCAACCCGGCGCTTACCGAGTTGAAGGGCGTCGGCCCGGAAGTCGCCGGCCAGCCGCTGGTTACCGCGGGCGACAACCCCGACCGGCTCCGCTCCGAAGCGGCGTTTGCCATGCTCTGCGGCGCCGCGCCGCTGCCTGCCTCCTCCGGCCGAACCCACCGTCACCGCCTCAACCGGGGCGGGGACCGGGCCGCAAACGCGGCCCTCTACCGGATCGTGCTCTGCCGCCTGCGCTGGGACCCACGCACCCGCACCTACATGGAACGACGAACTAACCTCGCTGTTTCGCTTGGGGTTGGTGGCTGCCGAGGCGAAAACGCGAAAGTGCCTTCCTGA
- a CDS encoding IS1380 family transposase, with translation MQGIGLRPKIYVSADGSGVVGRAGTRLLADLADATGLTAAYSTALRPLRPRGTGHDPGRITTDLAVMLADGGEAFADLAVLRDQAEVFGSVASTPTAWRLLADMDEQALASLRSARASAREVAWLQAAENGEGIPAARAAGRVLPGLVLDLDATLVACHSEKEAAAPTYKGGFGFHPLVCFLANTGEALSGQLRPGNAGANTASDHIAVLDQALAQIPDAHRHGTDILVRTDSAGSAKAFLAHVRDLRKRGIRTFFSVGYAITEPIRRAIRAMPDRLWHPALDQDGTLRDGTEVAELTGMVDLGGYPAGTRFIVRRERPHPGAQLSLFDLDEGLRHQVFLTDTPYPGGGSAQFLEVRHRGHATVEDRIRCGKTTGFGRFPSRDFGVNAVWLELSLTAIDLLAWTCLLLLDGEMATAEPKKLRHRLLHVAARLTRGGRRLRLRISATWPWRHELATAFHRLASLPRPAG, from the coding sequence GTGCAGGGTATCGGGTTGCGTCCCAAGATCTATGTCAGTGCCGATGGTTCGGGGGTGGTCGGTCGTGCCGGGACACGGTTGCTGGCGGATCTTGCCGATGCCACGGGGCTGACCGCCGCGTACTCCACCGCGCTCAGGCCGTTGCGGCCACGCGGGACCGGACATGATCCAGGACGAATCACCACCGACCTGGCGGTGATGCTCGCCGACGGCGGCGAGGCGTTTGCGGACCTGGCCGTACTGCGGGACCAGGCCGAAGTGTTCGGCTCGGTTGCCTCGACACCGACGGCCTGGCGGCTGCTCGCCGACATGGACGAGCAGGCACTTGCTTCGCTGCGTTCGGCCCGCGCTTCGGCTCGGGAGGTCGCTTGGCTGCAGGCCGCCGAGAACGGTGAGGGCATACCCGCTGCCCGGGCCGCGGGTCGTGTGCTGCCCGGCCTGGTCCTGGACCTCGACGCCACGCTGGTGGCCTGCCACTCGGAAAAGGAGGCCGCCGCGCCCACCTACAAGGGCGGTTTCGGGTTCCACCCGCTGGTGTGCTTCCTGGCCAACACCGGCGAGGCGCTGTCCGGGCAGCTGCGGCCCGGGAACGCTGGCGCCAACACGGCCTCCGATCACATTGCGGTCCTCGACCAGGCACTCGCGCAGATCCCCGATGCCCACCGGCACGGCACCGACATCCTGGTCCGCACCGATAGCGCCGGATCCGCGAAAGCCTTCCTCGCTCACGTCCGTGACCTGCGCAAACGAGGAATCCGTACCTTCTTCTCGGTCGGATACGCCATCACCGAGCCGATCCGCCGCGCCATCCGGGCCATGCCCGACCGCCTCTGGCATCCCGCCCTGGACCAGGACGGGACACTGCGTGATGGCACCGAAGTCGCCGAGCTGACCGGCATGGTCGATCTGGGCGGCTACCCGGCCGGCACCCGCTTCATCGTGCGCCGCGAGCGGCCACACCCAGGAGCACAGCTGTCGCTGTTCGACCTGGACGAGGGACTGCGTCACCAGGTCTTCCTCACCGACACTCCCTATCCCGGTGGTGGTTCGGCCCAGTTCCTCGAGGTCCGCCACCGCGGGCATGCCACCGTCGAGGACCGCATCCGGTGCGGCAAGACCACCGGGTTCGGCCGTTTCCCCTCCCGCGACTTCGGTGTCAACGCCGTCTGGCTCGAACTCAGTCTCACCGCGATCGACTTGCTGGCCTGGACGTGCCTCCTGCTGCTGGACGGGGAGATGGCCACCGCCGAGCCGAAGAAGCTCCGCCACCGACTCCTGCACGTCGCCGCCCGCCTCACCCGCGGCGGCCGGCGACTACGCCTGCGGATATCGGCGACCTGGCCGTGGAGACACGAACTCGCCACGGCTTTCCACCGCCTCGCCTCACTGCCCCGTCCCGCCGGCTGA
- a CDS encoding peptidase inhibitor family I36 protein, which translates to MKSRARAMVSLLAGAALAAGGMLISAPTASAGPFDCPPDNGRVCVFEHTSYNGAQANLGSVGCLANLKQYYYAGPQGGSKNLNDSISSIISRKSSSFYAYADTNYQGQRLRVDPGWHENLGYFGMNDKISSFC; encoded by the coding sequence ATGAAGTCGCGAGCGCGGGCCATGGTCTCATTGCTGGCTGGGGCAGCCCTGGCTGCCGGTGGCATGTTGATCTCGGCACCTACAGCAAGTGCGGGCCCTTTTGACTGCCCGCCAGATAATGGACGCGTGTGTGTTTTTGAGCACACGTCATACAATGGCGCGCAGGCCAATCTGGGTTCGGTTGGCTGCCTGGCCAACCTGAAGCAGTACTACTACGCTGGCCCGCAGGGAGGTAGTAAGAACCTCAACGACAGCATCTCGTCCATCATCAGTAGGAAGTCGAGCAGCTTCTACGCGTACGCTGACACCAACTACCAGGGGCAGCGGCTCCGGGTTGACCCGGGCTGGCACGAAAACCTTGGCTATTTCGGTATGAACGACAAGATCAGTTCTTTCTGCTAG
- a CDS encoding peptidase inhibitor family I36 protein: MAVAVSGLLVSAPTASAAGNVGPCYANNFCVYYHTSFTGPQKIAGNMNIPDLKKVRYDNSSTTMNDNISSVINAQPGYNANGNGSIGLYEHINLGGGSVWIAPGKSMANLGDRNFNDKASSIWGIGP; encoded by the coding sequence GTGGCAGTCGCCGTCAGCGGTTTGCTGGTCTCGGCGCCCACGGCAAGTGCGGCCGGTAATGTCGGCCCATGCTACGCAAACAACTTTTGCGTCTATTACCACACGTCGTTCACCGGTCCGCAGAAGATCGCTGGCAACATGAACATACCTGACTTGAAGAAGGTCAGGTACGACAACAGCAGCACCACCATGAATGACAACATCTCCTCGGTGATCAACGCCCAGCCCGGGTACAACGCCAATGGGAACGGCTCCATCGGCCTCTACGAGCACATCAATCTCGGTGGTGGCTCTGTGTGGATTGCGCCGGGCAAGTCGATGGCGAACCTCGGCGACCGAAACTTTAATGACAAGGCTTCTTCCATCTGGGGAATCGGCCCGTGA
- a CDS encoding helix-turn-helix transcriptional regulator has product MKQTAELGEFLRSRRARLQPGDLGIAPDARPRRVAGLRREELSRLAGISTEYYTRLEQGRAGNVSEEILHALAQALRLDRTECAHLMNLASAATGATRRRSPERPQRVRPGLWHLLETLEHVPAFILGRRTDVLAANPLARTVLTDFDALPANQRNYARYLLLDPAAQERCLDWERTAAETVAMLRLDAGRHPHDRQLTTLIGELSVHSQQFPLWWSDHQVRQRTHGHKRYHHPLVGDITFRYECLSPPDDPDQTLCVYTAGPEPSDRENLALLGSWAERDSTSDVGTSHNTARDSMQQD; this is encoded by the coding sequence ATGAAGCAAACTGCCGAGCTCGGCGAGTTCTTGCGCTCCCGTCGCGCCCGGCTTCAGCCGGGAGACCTCGGGATAGCGCCGGACGCCCGTCCGCGCCGCGTGGCCGGGCTTCGCCGCGAGGAGCTGTCCCGGCTCGCCGGGATCAGCACCGAGTACTACACGCGGCTGGAACAGGGGCGGGCGGGCAACGTCTCCGAGGAGATCCTGCACGCCCTGGCTCAGGCCCTGCGCCTGGACCGGACCGAGTGCGCCCACCTGATGAACCTGGCGTCCGCCGCCACCGGAGCAACTCGTCGGCGTTCCCCCGAGCGTCCACAGAGGGTCCGCCCAGGCCTGTGGCATCTCCTGGAAACGCTGGAACACGTGCCGGCGTTCATCCTGGGGCGGCGCACCGACGTCCTGGCGGCCAACCCCCTCGCCCGTACCGTCCTCACCGACTTCGACGCCCTCCCGGCCAACCAGCGCAACTACGCCCGTTACCTCCTCCTCGACCCCGCCGCCCAGGAGCGCTGCCTGGACTGGGAGCGAACTGCGGCGGAGACGGTCGCCATGCTGCGCCTCGACGCCGGCCGTCACCCCCACGACCGGCAGCTGACGACCCTGATCGGTGAACTGTCGGTCCACAGCCAGCAGTTTCCCCTCTGGTGGTCCGACCACCAGGTCCGCCAACGCACCCACGGGCACAAGCGCTACCATCACCCCCTCGTCGGCGACATCACCTTCCGCTACGAATGTCTCTCCCCGCCGGATGACCCCGACCAGACCCTGTGCGTCTACACCGCGGGCCCTGAACCCTCCGACCGGGAGAATCTGGCGCTTCTGGGCAGCTGGGCCGAACGCGACAGCACATCCGACGTCGGCACCTCCCACAACACTGCACGCGACTCCATGCAGCAGGACTAG
- a CDS encoding SDR family oxidoreductase, which produces MSELINDTTLAGRIAVVTGASSGIGEATARQLAARGAKVALLARRADRLQDLADKIEKTGGTALALSVDVTDADAVGAAAERIRRDLGTVDLLVNNAGVMLPAPVEELRTDQWQRQIDLNITGLMNVFGAFLPQLVAAGTERGVADLVNVSSIAAKNIFPNFAVYSATKAYVTQLSRHLRAELGEKHVRVSAIEPGMTHSELHDHVTDRGVQEWTAGIHDIMLHSEDIAETIVFTVSLPPRANLQQVTIMPTGQPA; this is translated from the coding sequence ATGTCTGAACTGATCAACGACACCACGCTCGCCGGCCGCATCGCTGTGGTCACCGGTGCCTCCAGCGGCATCGGCGAGGCCACTGCGAGGCAACTCGCCGCCCGCGGTGCCAAGGTCGCACTCCTGGCCCGCCGCGCCGACCGCCTCCAGGACCTGGCCGACAAGATCGAGAAAACCGGCGGCACTGCCCTTGCGCTGAGCGTCGATGTCACCGACGCCGATGCAGTGGGCGCCGCGGCCGAGCGGATCAGGCGGGATCTCGGCACCGTCGACCTGCTGGTCAACAATGCCGGAGTGATGCTCCCCGCCCCCGTCGAGGAGCTGCGTACGGACCAGTGGCAGCGCCAGATCGACCTCAACATTACCGGCCTGATGAACGTCTTCGGCGCGTTCCTGCCGCAGCTGGTCGCGGCGGGCACCGAGCGGGGCGTGGCCGACCTGGTCAACGTGTCCTCGATCGCCGCGAAGAACATCTTTCCCAACTTCGCCGTCTACTCAGCCACCAAGGCCTACGTCACGCAGCTCTCCCGCCACCTGCGCGCCGAGCTGGGCGAGAAGCACGTCCGGGTGTCCGCGATCGAGCCCGGTATGACGCACAGCGAGCTGCACGACCACGTGACCGACCGGGGTGTCCAGGAGTGGACGGCCGGAATCCACGACATCATGCTGCACTCCGAGGACATCGCCGAGACGATCGTGTTCACCGTCTCGCTGCCCCCGCGGGCCAACCTGCAGCAGGTCACGATCATGCCCACCGGGCAGCCCGCCTGA
- a CDS encoding peptidase inhibitor family I36 protein, translating into MKIKAVTLASTVALAVGGALMSAGQASAAAENCRTGYFCIYLNGNWQGEMATYSSTCVSAIQGTLPGQYLNDHTSSVANKTTKNLKLYEHTNFGGRYINVPAQSIIDLTKNVTVYHNNGTWSHTGPFNDVLSSFC; encoded by the coding sequence ATGAAGATCAAGGCAGTGACTCTCGCTTCCACCGTTGCTTTAGCTGTCGGTGGTGCCCTTATGTCGGCCGGTCAGGCAAGCGCCGCGGCCGAAAACTGTCGCACGGGGTATTTCTGCATTTACCTCAACGGTAACTGGCAGGGCGAGATGGCGACCTATAGCAGCACCTGCGTGTCTGCCATTCAAGGAACCTTGCCCGGCCAGTATCTGAACGACCATACCTCGTCGGTGGCCAACAAGACGACAAAGAACCTCAAGCTCTACGAGCACACGAACTTCGGTGGCCGGTACATCAACGTGCCGGCTCAAAGTATTATTGATTTGACAAAGAACGTCACCGTTTACCACAACAATGGCACCTGGTCTCACACCGGACCCTTCAACGACGTTTTGTCGTCGTTCTGCTAG
- a CDS encoding IS5 family transposase (programmed frameshift): MTDLVERLVPDELWVLFRRVVPPTEVIRPQGGGRRRAGDREALAAIIFVATSGCTWRQLPPVFGPSWQTVYRRFARWSRARVWARLHRVILDELGACGELDWSRCAIDSVSVRAAKGGPLTGPNPTDRGKSGSKIHLITDRNGLPLSVAISGANMHDSLGLQPLVRGIPPIRSPRGPRRRRPAKLHADKGYDYDHLRRSLRKRRIRHRIARKGIESSQRLGRHRWVVERTVSWLAGCRRLHRRYERKAEHFLAFVGIAAALICHRRLVRVNRQDQSV, from the exons ATGACGGATCTGGTTGAGCGGCTGGTGCCGGACGAGTTGTGGGTGCTGTTCCGGCGGGTGGTGCCGCCGACGGAGGTGATACGTCCGCAAGGCGGGGGCCGGCGTCGGGCGGGTGACCGCGAGGCCCTGGCCGCGATCATCTTCGTGGCGACCTCAGGCTGCACCTGGCGACAGCTCCCGCCGGTTTTCGGACCGAGCTGGCAAACGGTCTACCGGCGGTTCGCCCGGTGGAGCCGAGCCCGTGTCTGGGCCCGCCTCCACCGGGTCATTCTCGACGAACTCGGGGCCTGTGGTGAGCTGGACTGGTCGCGATGCGCGATCGACTCGGTCAGCGTCCGGGCGGCAAAAGGGGGCC CACTGACGGGACCGAATCCGACCGACCGCGGCAAGAGTGGATCGAAGATTCACCTGATCACCGACCGGAACGGACTGCCTCTGTCGGTGGCCATCTCCGGTGCCAACATGCACGACAGCCTCGGCCTGCAGCCGCTTGTGCGCGGCATCCCACCCATTCGTTCTCCCCGCGGACCCCGACGTCGTCGTCCGGCGAAGCTGCACGCCGACAAGGGCTACGACTACGACCACCTGCGCCGATCGCTCCGCAAGCGCCGGATCCGCCATCGCATCGCCCGTAAGGGCATCGAGTCCTCACAGCGACTCGGCCGTCACCGATGGGTTGTTGAAAGGACGGTCTCCTGGCTCGCCGGCTGCCGCCGCCTGCACCGCCGCTACGAACGCAAGGCAGAACACTTCCTCGCCTTCGTCGGCATCGCTGCCGCCCTCATCTGCCACCGCCGACTCGTCCGTGTGAACCGGCAGGACCAGTCAGTGTGA
- a CDS encoding transposase family protein, whose amino-acid sequence MRHHDTLTRIAAAFGLSVGTAYAYITTVTGLLAEHAPRRAQNPA is encoded by the coding sequence CTGCGTCACCACGACACCCTCACCCGCATCGCCGCAGCCTTCGGGTTATCCGTCGGCACCGCCTACGCCTACATCACCACCGTGACCGGGCTGCTGGCTGAGCACGCCCCCCGGCGTGCTCAGAACCCTGCGTGA